CTCGTCGGCGCCGATCGCGCTGGAGAGCACATCGTTGAATCGTGACCGCTCGGCCACGGCCCGGGTGAGCACCCCCTGGTCGACCAGATCCTGCGCGATGGTCTGGTCGCGGGAGACCTGCGTGAGCGCACCGCCGCGATACAGGTAATAGCGGGAGTCCCCGACCTGCAGCAGGTAGTAGTACGGCCAGACGCCCATGTACATCGTGAGCGTCGTCGCCATCGAGCGGCCCGGCGCGATGTCCATCGCACGCGCCTTCACCGCCTCGTGCGAGCGGTGCGCGGCGGCCTGCAGCGTCTCGATGAACTCGGTCCCCGCCGCATCGCCTTCCATGAAGCACTTGGAGCTGGAGGCGATGTACTCGGTGGCGGTCTCGAGGGCGGTCGCGCTCGCCTCCTGCCCGCCGACGCCCCCGCCTACGCCGTCGGCGACCATCGCAAGGAACGCGACGCGGTCGTCGGCCATCGGCACGCGCGCCGGGTCGGTGAGGGACGTCTGCAGGACGTGCAGCCGTCGGTGCACCGACGCGATCAGGAAATGGTCCTGATTGTCCTTCCGGACCTTGCCCTGGTCCGTCAGGCCGTAGACGTCGATCTCCTCGTCGCGCGGCTTGCGATCGGTGCTCATGACGCCTGCGCCTCCGTCCGGGGAACGGGTGTCCTCCCAAGGAACGCCCGGGGGCGCGGATGCGCAATGGCCCGCCGCGGGATAGGATTCAGGTGACCGCTCGCCCTGGAGGGCACCTGATGTCAGGCCTGGACGACAAGTCCATCCAGAACCTCGTGAAGAAGATGCAGAAGCAGGCCAAGCCGCGGAATCTCGAGGCCAAGACCTACGACCCGACCGCTCCGCAGCGCGTGAGTGACGCGCAGGACCAGGAGCGCGAGAAGATGTTCAAGGAGATGAAGAAGCGCGAGTTCTAGTCGACCGCCTCTTCCGCGAGGAAGCAGGCCGACTCATCGCGCTCCTCACCCGCCTGCTCGGGCCGGCGCATCTCGCGCTGGCCGAGGACGTGGTGCAGGAGGCGTTCATCAGCGCGGTCCGCCACTGGCCAACGCGCGGCGTGCCGGCCGATCCCTCGGCGTGGCTGTTGCAGGTCGCGCGACGCAAGGCGCTCGATGCGTTGCGCCGCGACCAGAGGCTCGCCGACCTCGCCCCGCGCATCGGCGCCGAGCTCGACGCGGCCGTCGACCTCGCGTCCGCCTCCGATGGTGACCACGCGCCCGACGATCCGTTCCGCGACGATCAGCTCCGGCTGATCCTCCTCTGCTGCCATCCCGCCGTCTCGCCGGGATCGCGCGTGGCGCTCGCCCTCAAGCTCATCGGCGGGTTCGGCGTGGGCGAGATCGCGCGCGGCTTCCTCACCGACGAGCGCGCGGTCGCGCAGCGCCTCGTGCGCGCCAAGCGCGCGCTGCGCGAGGCGCAGGCGACCTTCGAGATGCCCGAAGGCGAGGCCCTCCTCGAGCGGCTCGACGCGGTGCAGACCGTGCTCTATCTCATGTTCAACGAGGGCCACACCGCGCACGCGGGCGACGCGCTCCTGCGGCGCGACCTCAGTGACGAGGCGCTCCGTCTCGCCGAGCGATTGCTGGGTGACCCGCGCACCGCCTCGCCCGCGGTCCACGCATTGGCCGCGCTCTTCTGCTTCCACTCGGCGCGCTTCGACGCGCGGCTCGACGCCGACGGCGCACCGGTGCGCCTCGACGACCAGGACCGCACGCGCTGGGATGCGGCGCGGATCGCGCGCGGCTTCGCGCATCTCGAGGCGGCCGCGGACGGGGACCGCATCACGCCGTATCACGTGGAAGCGGAGATCGCATCGCTCCACGCGATGGCCCCGTCGAGCGACGCGACCGATTGGCCGCGGATCGTCGCCGCCTACGACCGGCTCCTCGCGCTCTCCCCCTCGCCGGTGATCGCGCTCAATCGGATCGTCGCGGTGCAGCGGGCTGCGGGCGCGGCCGCGGCATGGACGGCGCTGCGCGCGCTCTCGCGGGATCGCGCGCTCGAAGCGTATCCGCTCACCCACGCGGTGCGGGGGACACTCCTCGCCGCACTCGACCGCCCGGACGAGGCGCGGACCGCCTGGGCGACGGCCCGGGAACTGACCGCCTCACGCCCCATGCAACGCCATGCGGAACAACGACTTGCCGAACTGGACGCGCTCCTGCTGGCGCGCGATGTCGATTCCGGCGATCCTCATCCGTCATAGGGCATCGCGGGCCGGATCCGCCGACCGCGACCCATCCACCGGAGACCACCGATGCCGAAGTACATGCTCATCCTGCACGACGACATGACCGCGCTCTCGACCATCTCGCCCGCCGAGATGCAGCGCGTCGTCGCGAAGTACATGGCGTGGAGCGACAAGATCGCCCGCTCAGGCCACCTGCGCGGCGGCGAGAAGCTCTGCGAGGAGGGGGGCAAGCACCTGAGCGCGAAGGGAGGCACGCTCGTCGTGAAGGACGGGCCGTTCGCCGAGGCGAAGGAGGTCGTGGGCGGCTACTTCGTGATCGAAGCGAAGGACTACACCGAGGCCACGACGATCGCCGGCGACTGTCCGCATCTCGCCCTCGGGGGCCGCATCGAGCTGCGCGAGATCGATCCGATGCCCGAACCGACGCCCTGACTCAGCGCAGGATGGCGCGCACGGAGTCGAGCGCCCCATCCGATGGCGCGGCCCGCAGGCCGAGCAGGTGCGCCATCAACGGATAGACGTGCACGTTGCGGAAGCCTGGCACGCGTCGATCGACCGCGATGCCAGGTCCCGCCGCGAGGAAGACCGCGCCCATCGAGGGCAGCTCGGGGTCGTACCCGTGCTGCCCTCCGTCGTAGGAGGCGCGCCCGCGGCGCGTGACGCTCGCCCGGTCCGTGATGGTCCATCCCTCGTCGGCGATCGCGACGATCGGCGTGATGCGCGGATGGTCATTGAAGTGCAGGCGCGCCGGCACTTCGCCCTTCCGATATACCTGCAGGTGCGGATGCTTGTCCTTCAGCGCGCGATACACGCGCTCGGCGTCGCCGTCCACCGGGACGAGCGAGGCGACGGGCGTCCAGTCGATGACGTCGACCGACGCGCGCGGCAGGTAGTCGTCGATGAGGATCAACCGCTCGCCACTGCTCGCCGTCATGCCGTGATCGGCCACCACGATGATGTTCACGACGTCGCGCAGGCCCAAGCGGTCGATCCCGTCCATGATCGCGCCGACGGCGGAGTCGGCGTTGGCGATCGCCGTGTTCGTCGTGTCCGCGAAGGGGCCCTCGGCGTGGCCGGCGTCGTCGGTGTCGGAGAAGTAGAGGGTGATGAGCGCGGGAGCGGAGTCGGCGGGCATCGCGAGCCACTCGATCACCTGCCGCACTCGTGCGGCGCGTGGCCGCGTGTGCTCGTAGCGTTGCCACCAGGTGGGGCGCACGCCCCCGATCTCCGCTTCGGAGCCGGGCCAGAAGTAGGTGGCGGCGCGGCGACCCTGCCGCTCCGCCGTGACCCAGATCGGCTCTCCGCCCCACCAGCGCGGCTCCCAGACCGCAAGCGTGTCGCTGGTGCGGAAGGTGCCGAGTGCCGGGTCCTTCATGACGTTCGCAACGATGCCGTGGTGCTCCGGCGTGAGGCCGGTGACGATCGTGTAGTGGTTGGGGAAGGTCTTGGAGGGGAAGGCGGGGATGAGGCGATCCGCGCGCACCCCGCGCGCCGCGAGGCGCCGGAGGTTCACCGCCTGCGGTCGGTCGACGTAGTCGGCGCGGAAGCCGTCGATCCCGATGAGCACGACACGCTGGCGCGTCGCGCGCGCCGGGGACGACGAAGGCTCGGCCTCGGGCGAGGGCGCGCGCGGACCAGAGGCCGTGCAGGCCGCGAACGTGACGAGCCCCGCCACACCGAGGATCGCCGCGCGAAGCGGCCGGTGGCGCGTCATGTCGCCCGGGCCTCGTCCTCGGTGAGGAAGCGCCGGAGCACCTTCCCGATCATCGACTTCGGGAGCTCGGCCTTGAACGCGACACGCGCCGGGACCTTGAACGGCGCGAGATGCTCCTTGCACCACGCGCGGAGTTCCTCGGTGCTCACGGCCACGCCGAGCTTGAGCACGACGAACGCGACCGCGACCTCGCCGCGCGCCGCATCGGCGAAGCCGCGCACGCCCACCTCCTGGACCGCGGGATGCTTCGCCAGCACCTCCTCGATCTCGCGCGGCCAGACCTGCATCCCGTTCATCTTGATCAGGTCCTTCTTGCGGTCCACCACGTACACGAACCCCTCGGCGTCGACGTAGCCGAGGTCCGCAGTGTGGAGCCAGGCGACCCCCGCGGCATCGGTCGCGCGCATCGGGTCGGTGCCTTCGGGAGCGTTGAAGTAGCCGCGCATGATCTGCGGTCCCGTGAGGAGGATCTCGCCGATCTCGCCGGTCGGCATCTCCTTCGTGGGATCGTCGGCATCGACGATCCGCACCCGACAGTCGGGGAGCGGGACGCCGACCGAGCCGACCTTCGTGTGTCCCTTGAGCGGCCAGAGCGTCGCCGCGAGCAGCGACTCCGTCAGGGCATACCCTTCGATCACGCTCGCACCGGTGATCTCGGTGAAGCGGCGATGCGTCTCGGCATGGAGCGGTGCCGCGCCGGAAACGCAGGCCTTCATCGACCGGAAGTCGACCTTCCCCGCGGCGACGCGCTTGTGACCGATGAGCGCGTTGTAGAGCGTGGGTACGCCGCAGAACACCGCCGGCCGCGTCCGCTCGACCGTCTTCACCAGATCGTCGAGGTCGCGCGGGTTGGGGACGAGCGCGATGGGGTTCCGCCCGATGATGCAGACCGACTGTACGCCGCAGGCGCCGTAGGAATGGAACATCGGCAGGGGCATGCAGTAGACCCCGACCCATTCGGGGAGGACATCGTGGAGCCAGGCGCGGACCTGCATGCCGGTGCGCACGAGGCCGCCGTGATGCACGCGCACCGCCTTCGGCGTGCCCGTCGTCCCGCCGCTCATGAGGAAGAGGGCATCATCGTCCGGGCCGGGGCGCTTCACGGTCGGACGGCGCCCGGCGTGCGCCTTGAGGAGCGCCGGCAAGTTCGGGTCGCCGTCCCGCGCGGTGGCACGGTGCCCACCCTTCTTCTCGAGCAGGAGCGTGAAGAGCGCGCGCGTCACGGGCGGCAGGTACTCCTTGATGCTTGTGAGCACGACGTGCTTCACGGCGGTCCGCCGTTGCGCCTGCTTCACCCGTTCATAGAAGGTCGTGAGCGTGACCACGACCTTCGCGCCCGTCGTCTTGAGCGGCCCCTCGAGCTCCTCGGCCGTGTAGATCGGATTGAGGGGCACGAGCACGGCGCCGAGCTTCCACGTCGCGAGTTCGACGAGGAAGAACTGCGGGCAGTTCGGGAGCACCACCGCCACCCGGTCCCCGGCCTGCACGCCGAGCGCCGCCAGTGCGCTCGCGCACGCGTCGCTTCGCGTCGCCAGCTCGCCCCACGACATCGTGCTCCCCTTGAAGAGGAGCGCGGGAGCGCCGGGGCGCTGGGCCACCGCGTCGTCGAGGAACTCCAGGAGCGTGCGCTCCGGGTAGGGCTCGAGGGTCGCGGGGACGCCGGGGTCGTACTGGGTGATCCAGGGATGGGCGTTCATCGGCGGTCCGGGGTAGATTCTCGAATATGCACCTCCATCGACTCCGCCACAGCCCATCGGTCGCCCTGCTGGCCGCCCTTGCGTCCGCGCCGTTGGCCGCTCCGCTCGGCGCCCAGGCGCGCCCGATCCCCGTGAACGACCCTGCCGTGCAGCGCGCGATGGCCGCGATGCAGCCGCTGCAGGCCTGGACCCTCGAGCAGCAGGTGTCCATCTGCGAGATCCCGGCACCGCCGTTCAAGGAACAGGCGCGCGCCGAGGAGTTCCGCCGGCGGCTCGTCAGCTTCGGATACGCGAACACGCGGATCGACGCCGAGGGGAACGTGATCGCGGAGATCGGGCGGGGCACCGGCGCGACGGTGATGCTCGCCGGTCACCTCGACACCGTCTTTCCCGAGGGGA
This window of the Gemmatimonadota bacterium genome carries:
- a CDS encoding serine/threonine-protein phosphatase, yielding MSTDRKPRDEEIDVYGLTDQGKVRKDNQDHFLIASVHRRLHVLQTSLTDPARVPMADDRVAFLAMVADGVGGGVGGQEASATALETATEYIASSSKCFMEGDAAGTEFIETLQAAAHRSHEAVKARAMDIAPGRSMATTLTMYMGVWPYYYLLQVGDSRYYLYRGGALTQVSRDQTIAQDLVDQGVLTRAVAERSRFNDVLSSAIGADEAVPVVTRLKSEWGMVHLLCTDGLIKHVTDERIKEVLATMTSSRQACETLVAEALANGGSDNVTVIIGRTVTPRP
- a CDS encoding sigma-70 family RNA polymerase sigma factor produces the protein MALLTRLLGPAHLALAEDVVQEAFISAVRHWPTRGVPADPSAWLLQVARRKALDALRRDQRLADLAPRIGAELDAAVDLASASDGDHAPDDPFRDDQLRLILLCCHPAVSPGSRVALALKLIGGFGVGEIARGFLTDERAVAQRLVRAKRALREAQATFEMPEGEALLERLDAVQTVLYLMFNEGHTAHAGDALLRRDLSDEALRLAERLLGDPRTASPAVHALAALFCFHSARFDARLDADGAPVRLDDQDRTRWDAARIARGFAHLEAAADGDRITPYHVEAEIASLHAMAPSSDATDWPRIVAAYDRLLALSPSPVIALNRIVAVQRAAGAAAAWTALRALSRDRALEAYPLTHAVRGTLLAALDRPDEARTAWATARELTASRPMQRHAEQRLAELDALLLARDVDSGDPHPS
- a CDS encoding transcription initiation protein translates to MLILHDDMTALSTISPAEMQRVVAKYMAWSDKIARSGHLRGGEKLCEEGGKHLSAKGGTLVVKDGPFAEAKEVVGGYFVIEAKDYTEATTIAGDCPHLALGGRIELREIDPMPEPTP
- a CDS encoding alkaline phosphatase family protein, with amino-acid sequence MTRHRPLRAAILGVAGLVTFAACTASGPRAPSPEAEPSSSPARATRQRVVLIGIDGFRADYVDRPQAVNLRRLAARGVRADRLIPAFPSKTFPNHYTIVTGLTPEHHGIVANVMKDPALGTFRTSDTLAVWEPRWWGGEPIWVTAERQGRRAATYFWPGSEAEIGGVRPTWWQRYEHTRPRAARVRQVIEWLAMPADSAPALITLYFSDTDDAGHAEGPFADTTNTAIANADSAVGAIMDGIDRLGLRDVVNIIVVADHGMTASSGERLILIDDYLPRASVDVIDWTPVASLVPVDGDAERVYRALKDKHPHLQVYRKGEVPARLHFNDHPRITPIVAIADEGWTITDRASVTRRGRASYDGGQHGYDPELPSMGAVFLAAGPGIAVDRRVPGFRNVHVYPLMAHLLGLRAAPSDGALDSVRAILR
- a CDS encoding AMP-binding protein: MNAHPWITQYDPGVPATLEPYPERTLLEFLDDAVAQRPGAPALLFKGSTMSWGELATRSDACASALAALGVQAGDRVAVVLPNCPQFFLVELATWKLGAVLVPLNPIYTAEELEGPLKTTGAKVVVTLTTFYERVKQAQRRTAVKHVVLTSIKEYLPPVTRALFTLLLEKKGGHRATARDGDPNLPALLKAHAGRRPTVKRPGPDDDALFLMSGGTTGTPKAVRVHHGGLVRTGMQVRAWLHDVLPEWVGVYCMPLPMFHSYGACGVQSVCIIGRNPIALVPNPRDLDDLVKTVERTRPAVFCGVPTLYNALIGHKRVAAGKVDFRSMKACVSGAAPLHAETHRRFTEITGASVIEGYALTESLLAATLWPLKGHTKVGSVGVPLPDCRVRIVDADDPTKEMPTGEIGEILLTGPQIMRGYFNAPEGTDPMRATDAAGVAWLHTADLGYVDAEGFVYVVDRKKDLIKMNGMQVWPREIEEVLAKHPAVQEVGVRGFADAARGEVAVAFVVLKLGVAVSTEELRAWCKEHLAPFKVPARVAFKAELPKSMIGKVLRRFLTEDEARAT